The genomic stretch TTTTGAGAACCTACTATAGCCCAGGCACATATCTCTAAATTTTACAAACACATAGGTATTACTTCCCCCCATTTGGGGAAACCAAAGCCCAGAAACAATAAACAGTCTGCCCcatgtcacacagctagcaaaagGTAAAGCTGGCTTGCTAACCTTCCAAGTGTGGTTTCTCTCCCCTGTCACACACTTACTGCCTCTCAGTGCCCGGCCGAGTATTTGGTATGTGGGAAAAGCGCTCCACGGATATTCATTCACGTCCGCTTTCCCCGAAAGGCTTTTTTCTAGTCCCACTTGTTAGATAAACATGATTTTTCTCATCTTACAGATGCCCAGAGATGGGCCACAAATTGGTCGAAGACCAAACCCGAGGGACCTCGGTTTACATCCCACATGTTAGCAGGCCGAGGCTCCTGTTCTCACACTCCTGGCAAACAGGAGTCGGGTGCTGGGGAACCAACAAGGTTCTGACCCTTTGCTTTCCAGGTGAAGACAAAATGGCCTCGCCGGCTGACAGCTGTATCCAGTTCACTCGCCATGCCAGCGACGTTCTTCTCAACCTTAACCGCCTGCGGAGCCGTGACATCTTGACCGATGTTGTCATCGTGGTGAGCCGCGAGCAGTTCAGAGCCCATAAGACAGTCCTCATGGCCTGCAGGTGAGGGGTCTGGAGGGGAAAGACGGATGTATAAAGGGGAGCCGACAGGGTGGGCGGGCAGCGAGGCAGAACAGGCGGGCCTTTGGCTGTGTTCGGAATTACATGGCACTTGTCTCCAGACCTCAGCCCGTGGCCTGGCAGAGTAGGTTCCCAGGGAGTGAATGAATGCACGCGCTTCTGGGGAAGAAAGAGTTTCTGTTCTGTGGGAATAGAGGGAGAAGAAATCGTATACTATCCCAAGAAAGGATGTGTTTGGACAATAACATGGAGAATAACTCCAGTTAGAAGAAGTCAGAGGGGGGTTGACAATATTGTAAGCAAGTGAATTTGATATCTTTTGCCCTTTTATTCTGTAACTACGTGCGGTTAATCCTGTGGCTGTATTTCCATGGGTGTTTCAGGGTGTATATGTGTAAGTTAGGAAGAGTGAGCCGGCCGATTCTTCATATTTGCCAAGTATTTCACGTACACAGaactatgttttttaagtttatttatttattttgagagagagagagagagagagagagagagagagaggagggcccgagagagagggagatagagaatcctaggcagtttccatccacactgtcagcacagagcctgacacagggcttgaactcacaaactgtgaaatcatgacctgagccaaaatcaagagtcagacgcttaactgacgaagccacccagtggcccccCAGAGCGATTCTATATTACATCTTCTCCCTGGATCTTTGCAGTGGCCTTCTGTGGTATGGAGgcattacctccattttatagacagtGAAACAAAGACGCAGATAGGTGAGCCGATATAAAGTCAGGGATCTCTATTGCTAGCCGAGAGCTCACTCAACATCTACAGCAAAcacctgtttttggtttttgttgttgtttttatttttaatgtttaatttttgagagggggggcagagagaaggagacagaggatctgaagtgggctctgcgctgacagcagagagcccgacgcggggctcgaacccacgaaccgtgaggtcatgccctgagccgaaggcagacgcttaaccgactgagccatgcaggcgtcCCAAGCACCTATTTTTTAACAGTGGCAAAACCAGAGAtttatagagaaataaaagtaatagaaaatactcaccaagtgcttactgtgtgccaggcatcatTCTATGTACCCTTTATGTTTTCGTCCTTGCCGCAACCCTGTCGGGTAGACACTGTGGCTCCTGGTTTGCAGATAAGGAAAGCAGGGTGCAGAGAAGTTAAGTATCTCacccaaggttgcacagctacTTCCTGGTAAAAGTCTGGCTCGCTTCCAGCAACCCATTAAGAAAGAGCAGAATCCAGACGACAGCCCAGAATCCTGACTTGTGATTGAGTACTCTTTCCTCCATCAGACAGCATGGTAGCTGGAGTCATGGCCTGAAGTTTCACTTGTGTCTTCGAGGACTATTGACCTTACGGAAGTCTATAGACTTTTAGCAGATCAGTAGACTGTACACGTaggcatcattttatttatttctcatcgACACGCAACTTGTTTCTAAAAACAtacaatggcattttaaaaataaggatcaTAGGAAGAGAAATGTTTATCTCAAAGCTAGAGACTAAAAATGGTAACGGCAAATGAGCGCCGAATTTCACTCTGATGATCCATGCATTTAAGACCATAAGGAAAATAGCTTCTGTGACTTTGAGAAAATCATTTAACTTCTGATCTTTGTCCCCCCATTCGTAAAGGGGAGAATGATAATATCTACCTTGCAAGGTTGTGAGGAACACaggataatgtatgtaaagtgcttaatgACTGTCTGGCATTTAGTTAGCTCTCCATAAATGGCAGTTATTATTAATTGCCACAGAAATTCTGGAGCAAGGCCCAGGGGAGAGAGCGGAGCCCTGACACTGACTGTAACTGATGGCAAATTCTGTCTGTGATAGTGAgacgtttgtttgttttatagcgGCCTGTTCTATAGCATCTTCACAGACCAGTTGAAATGTAACCTTAGCGTGATCAACCTGGATCCTGAGATCAACCCCGAGGGGTTCTGCATCCTCCTGGACTTCATGTACACGTCTCGGCTCAATCTGCGGGAGGGCAACATCATGGCCGTGATGGCTACGGCTATGTACCTGCAGATGGAGCACGTTGTGGACACTTGCCGGAAGTTTATCAAGGCCAGGTGAGCTGGCGCGGGGTTGGAGGCCTTCAGAGAGCCTTGGTAACGCTTGCATACAGGATCCTCTGTGATATGCACAACCTACATTTCCACAATTTTTGGCACACTTCCGCCTTCTTAATTCTTGGGCTCCAGGCAGGTGGTGCTCTCCAGAGAAGCCCTGTGCTTTCCCTCCTGCTTTCTTCTATTCGTTTGACATGTCCTCTCCTCCCGCCCGTCCTGTCAGGCTTAGCTTGGATGCCAGCCCCCACCCACGGATGTTTTTGCAATGGCTACTCTTCCTCCCCCAgctcttcctctgtgttcctaAGCCTTTGGCCTGTCCTTCAGACCTTCCTTCTGTTTTAACTATTTGCATATGTAGTTGAGTTCTCCTTTAGACTTCCGTCACAATGATTTACATAGGCGCCTTAGTTCCCCTACCAGACCGTGGGCTGCTTTACTCACCTTTTACCTTGCCGTTGCCGGGCTCCTACTGGAGAGGACCATTTACTGAATCACCCTGAGTTCACTGGGTCTAATCCCCTACCTGAGGGCCGGTCAGACATGACCGTCCTTTAAAGGTGAGGAACCTGAGAGCCAATCAAGTGAAGGGCTTGGCTAAGTGGAGCAGAGACTCAGGGCTTGACTTTTTTAGAAGCATTTGATTCAGCTGTTCTAGGGTGATTGCACCCCTTATCGCACAGAAGGGTTGCTAGCCTCTGTTTGAACACCTCCAGGAGCCAGGAACCCAGTGTTCTCAGAGCCACACGGTCTCCCCTGGCCGGTTAGAAAGCTCCGCTTTATGGCGAGCCGGAATGTGGCTCCCTTAACCTTTGCTCATTGGTTCTAGCTCTGTTAACTATGAGCATGTTGAGCTGGCCTATTTTTCGCCCACATAATGTCCCTTCAAGTACGGGCAGTGAGAGCTCATTGTCTCCTGTGGGTAATCATGGTCGCAGGAGCATCATTGCTGTCCTTTGCCAGTGCTTTCACTGGGTCAGGCCTCGTGCTCGGAGTGGTTAAATAACTCGCTCCAGCTCACGGAGCTGCTGAGTGGCACAGCAGAATTGGAAAGCAGGTCTGGCCGCTTCAGAGCCACGGCCTCCAGGACGGGCATCCGCCACCCGTCCTCCAAAGTCAACTTGCCCAGGACTCTagccagcacagaggctgaggCCTGTCTTCAACAGGGCACCAGTTTTTCCCGGACCCTCAGAACACGTGGCACCAGGATTGCTTGAATccttccctccctgagcctcggtttctgtGTGTGTAAAATGGGCACGATAATACCTTTCTCCCTTTGCAGGATTTTGCCTGGGTGAGACGAGATAAGGGCTGCCAAAGCTGCTTTCCCTTCTAGGATATCTGAGGACTTACAGATGCACACGCATGTATACTGGTGTGACTAGACATGAGATGTCACGCCTAAGCAGGCACAGACTGTGTGGCTAACTCGCTGCCCTTCTGTGGGTCTCGTCGCCCCCGCTGCGGGCTAGATTGCTGGGTTCCTAGCATAAAGGCCTTGTAACTGAAGTCCTTCCCCCCTCCAGAGCCACATCCCTTACGTCTAAGCTGCCCAAGCACAAATGGGGTTACAGACGCCGGGGTCACTGGGAAAGCCCTCTGTTCAACGGCTCTGATTTGGAGGCCcatgtcccctctctgttttctcctgCAGTGAAGCCGAGATGGTTCCTGCCATCAAGCCTCCCCGTGACGAGTTTCTGAATAGCCGGATGCTGATGCCCCAAGACATCATGGCCTATCGGGGTCGTGAGGTGATGGAGAATAACCTGCCTCTGAGGAACGCCCCTGGGTGTGAGAGCAGGGCGTTTGCCCCCAGCCTGTACAGCGGCCTGTCCACCCCGCCAGCCTCTTACCCCGTGTACAGCCACCTCCCAGTCAGCAGCTTCCTTTTCTCCGATGAGGAGCTGCGCGATGCCCGGATGCCCGTGGCCAACCCCTTCCCCAAGGAGCGGGCCCTCCCCTGTGATAGTGCCAGGCCCGTACCTGGCGAGTACAGCCGGCCGGCCATGGAGATGCCCCCCAGCGTGTGCCACAGCAGCATCTACTCGCCCAAGGAGGCCGCCCCGGAGGAGGCACGCAGTGACATGCACTACGGCGTGGCCGAGGGCCCCAAGCCGGCCGCCCCCTCGGCCCGGAATGCCCCATACTTCCCCTGTGACAAGGCCGgcaaggaggaagagaggccCTCCTCCGAGGATGAGATCGCCCTGCATTTCGAGCCCCCCAGTGCACCCCTGAACCGGAAGGGTCTGGTGAGTCCGCAGAGCCCGCAGAAGTCTGACTGCCAGCCCAACTCGCCCACGGAGTCCTGCAGCAGCAAGAACGCCTGCATTCTCCAGACCTCCGGTTCGCCGCCGGCCAAGAGCCCCACCGACCCCAAAGCCTGCAACTGGAAGAAGTACAAGTTCATTGTGCTCAACAGCCTCAACCAGAATGCCAAACCAGAGGGGCCCGAGCAGGCGGAGCTGGGCCGCCTTTCCCCTCGAGCCTACACCGCCCCGCCGGCCTGCCAGCCGCCCATGGAGCCCGAGAGCCTTGACCTCCAGTCCCCAACCAAGCTTAGCGCCAGCGGGGAGGACTCCACCATCCCACAGGCCAGCCGGCTCAATAACATCGTCAACAGGTGCTTTCCCAGGCAGTCCGGGCCTGGGGTCAGGGCTTCCCACGCGGTCACTTCTTCTGATGGAGGCGGGGCTGTGTTCTTTTCTTGCCTGAATACTGAGTATGTTAGAGGTGTGCAGTAAGCACCCACTGATTGAATTCGCCTAAGTAAGGAAGCATATTAAGCTTTGATCTATTTTGTCATAGCAAGAGTGGGAAAATCCCCTCGGCAGCAGAAGAGCATTTCATGAATCCCCAGGGCAGCTTCTATGGTCTTGGCAGGGCAGGGCGATCTCGCCCCCGCTTTGGACTGAGCTAGCCTGCAGACTGGGACTGGCCTGGGTCGGGGTGTTGGCCCACTGTGACCCTGTCAGGGATCTCAGGGCGTACGTTGTTTAGAGGTAGGCTTGAGGATAACTCTCGTGGCCCTGCATCCAGAGCGAGGCAGCCCAGCTCTGGGCTCACCTGAGCacaggaagggagggggcagcgTCCAGGCCAAGTGGGGTGCTTTACGCTGCCCAGCTGCTGAGGCTCTCTTTCCTCCTGCTCACAGGTCCCTGACCGGCTCCCCCCGCAGCAGCAGCGAGAGCCACTCGCCTCTCTACTTGCATCCCCCCAAGTGCACATCCTGCGGCTCTCAGTCCCCGCAGCATGCAGAGATGTGCCTCCACACCGCCGGCCCCACATTCCCCGAGGAGATGGGAGAGACCCAGTCTGAGTACTCGGATTCCAGCTGTGGTGagtccccttccctccttcccttcccttgctggGAAGAAGGAAGGCCCCTGCCTCTGCCCGTGGGGTTCGCGTTTCCATTTCACGTATGCTGTTGTTACCGACTGGGAGAAGTCCCCGATTGGAAGGTCACTGGCACTTGACAATCACCAGTCCATCACCCCACTCTTGGCCTCTTGAACCAGGCAGACCGGAGCAATGGATAGGGTGTTTGAGTTCATCTGGGCTAGGAGAGAATGACCAAATAGCCTTTTCAGCTGCATTCCAGCTAAGGTAACCTGTGGGGCTGGCTATAGCTCCCAGAGCTTCCTCGGCTGCTGGGGACCCAACGGCCTGACCTGTGTTAGTTCCCCCCTGCTGGGCCGTGCATTCTGTAAGGACAAGCAGCCGACCGTAATCATTCCTGCGTCTCCCACAGATCCCAGAGAATTTCTAGCATGGAGTAGGCAACTCGGCTAATGTTAGCGGAATTAGATTAGTGGAACTGAATTATTAAATCGAAGTGTTGGATACTTTGTGATTGGCATCCCCAGTTTTTATCAGATAAAAGCCCATCTCTTCCCTCAAGCTCTGGCTGGAGTAGGATAGCCCAGTAATACCTACTCGGGGGTGAACCGCCTGCCATGACACGTCATTTTCAAAACGTtagcacaaaaggaaaagaaatcagtcCCTCACACTGAGGGATTTGGCACAGGGTCATGGATGTATAGCTGGGAGAGCAGGGGCTGTCCCCATCTGTCCCCCTGGCCACttgccttttctctgcatcctgtcCCTTCTCTCTAGGCCGCTGTTTCTACTTCCCGTCCTTGTTGGCTCTCCCAATCTCACAGAAGTGTTTGGGGGACATGAAATCCAGAGAGAGATACAGGGTGACCCTATTCACCATTACTTCCTCATTTAATGACCTCCAAGTGTCATTGGATTTTATATCTTACATTCCTAGAATGCTTTGCGTGATACAGTATGCTCCTGTGAGATAGGCCAAGGGGGGTTGCTCTCCTGACTttggagatggagacacagacaggctcagagaggtgaagggttTTGCTCGAGGGCTCCTGTGTATGAATGTCAAGAAAACTATGCAGTGATAAGAAAAGTCAGTTGTCAGAGCTCTCTAGACAGGAAGAGCCCGCTGAGCTTTCCTGAAGCTGGCACAGGCCGTGTAGATACCCGTTGGTTTGTTTCCCTCCTGTACCTTAATACTCAAATCTGTCTCCTTTGTCCTCCACTACTGGGACTCtaaatgctaagaaaaagaaaacgccACAGGCCCCTGGCTCTGGGTTCTTGGGAGCGTCGGGTGGATGGAGGTTGGGAATCAATTTGAGTGCAGCCGCAGAGGGAAGAAGTGACCTCGgagccctgcctcccttcctcattGTGACTTTGGTGTCCCCGTCCCCGCCTCCCAACAGAGAATGGGGCCTTCTTCTGTAACGAGTGTGACTGCCGCTTCTCTGAGGAGGCCTCGCTCAAGAGACACACGCTGCAGACCCACAGCGACAAACCCTACAAGTGTGACCGCTGCCAGGCCTCTTTCCGCTACAAGGGCAACCTCGCCAGCCACAAGACTGTGCATACGGGTATGGCCCTGCCCCgcgcccccccaaccccacctcggCTGGTCAGGGTTACTGGGACCAGGATGGGGAGAGAACCGTAGAGAAAGCAGAGTGGGGCCCTGGTCCCCGGCGGGCTGAGGCAGGGAGCAGGCCCCGTCCTGACCCGAATGTGGGCCTAGACCTGTCACGTCTTTGCTTGGTGACTCATTCCACTCCCTGtattgtttgtcttttctctgagaaGCTCTGTCCTGTGTCTCTCCCTTCACTGGAGTCAGAAAAGTTAATCCCAATGTACAAACGAAGAAACTAAGGCTGAGAGAGGCAAAGGAGGTTTGGCTTTTGTAAAGCcgggaaaaaacttaaaaagcctCGTGATTTCCTCCAAGGGCTTGTTCCTGATCGACTTCCATTCCTTTACCACGTAGCTTCCAGTGACCTGATTGTCGTCCAGAGTTGATTCTCCCTTGGTACTTTAAATGTGTCCGTCATCCCAGCAACTTCCCATGAAGGAAGGCTCAGCCCTTCTGTCGGCTTCCTCCACCTGAGCATCTACTCTGACTCAGGCCCCGGCCCTCTCGCACATGGAGTCCAGCTGTAGTTGCCATAAGCAGAAAAGCATGTCTTCTCCAAAAGACAAACTACAGCAGTCTGATTGTATCTTCCTGGCGAATGGTTTGGTTCCTGTATCCGTCTTAGCCAAGGCGAGAGCTAGAAGAGCCTTCCTACATCGTCTAAATTCACCCCTCAGGttccagagagggaaactgaggtccagaggagGAGAGTGACTCCTCTGAGTCGGCAGTTAGATAATCCTCATGACATGGCCGGTTTCAAGGCCTCCCAGGAggaaccccctccctccctccctctcccaccgcCTGTGTTGTTTCTGCTCTGTCCCTGCCTGCTTCTTGACCCTGGCCGCCCGCAGCCTGTGCcggtgtgtgtgcgcgtgttgGGGATGGTGGCCAG from Panthera uncia isolate 11264 chromosome C2, Puncia_PCG_1.0, whole genome shotgun sequence encodes the following:
- the BCL6 gene encoding B-cell lymphoma 6 protein is translated as MASPADSCIQFTRHASDVLLNLNRLRSRDILTDVVIVVSREQFRAHKTVLMACSGLFYSIFTDQLKCNLSVINLDPEINPEGFCILLDFMYTSRLNLREGNIMAVMATAMYLQMEHVVDTCRKFIKASEAEMVPAIKPPRDEFLNSRMLMPQDIMAYRGREVMENNLPLRNAPGCESRAFAPSLYSGLSTPPASYPVYSHLPVSSFLFSDEELRDARMPVANPFPKERALPCDSARPVPGEYSRPAMEMPPSVCHSSIYSPKEAAPEEARSDMHYGVAEGPKPAAPSARNAPYFPCDKAGKEEERPSSEDEIALHFEPPSAPLNRKGLVSPQSPQKSDCQPNSPTESCSSKNACILQTSGSPPAKSPTDPKACNWKKYKFIVLNSLNQNAKPEGPEQAELGRLSPRAYTAPPACQPPMEPESLDLQSPTKLSASGEDSTIPQASRLNNIVNRSLTGSPRSSSESHSPLYLHPPKCTSCGSQSPQHAEMCLHTAGPTFPEEMGETQSEYSDSSCENGAFFCNECDCRFSEEASLKRHTLQTHSDKPYKCDRCQASFRYKGNLASHKTVHTGEKPYRCNICGAQFNRPANLKTHTRIHSGEKPYKCETCGARFVQVAHLRAHVLIHTGEKPYPCEICGTRFRHLQTLKSHLRIHTGEKPYHCEKCNLHFRHKSQLRLHLRQKHGAITNTKVQYRVSATDLPPELPKAC